AGGTTTCTACAACAAAACAGCCAAAGTCAGTTATCAACACGGTCATTTTAAGAACAGGCCTCTGAAACTTCATCCTTGACATGCTTTATTTCCCATGGGAGAactaaagatggaaaaaaaaaaaatcataaatgttcAGAACTTCCATTTAAAAGGGGAAAGCATCAATCAACCTTTTAAAAGATTAGATTTCAAAATCCTACCAGTTACTGTTTAGTGATCTTGTCTAAAAAATTCTTGCCCAACTGCATTCTTTATTCCCtattacattttgttttgcaATGCAACCTCTTCAAATTAATAACTATATTCTCACTAAAACTGcacaaaaactagaaaaaaattcacaggatAGAAAGCAAGCAATATatgtaattgttttttctttttttctttttttaatactaaatcAGTGTAACTGACTAAAGCCACAGCATCGGCTTTTGTTACATTTGgcaaaaacaaccccccccccgccccccaagccccaaaacaacaaaaatctcgAGCAAGTGGAGATGAGAAACTTCCTAACACAAAGATTCAAAACCTGTTCCCTCAGTGATTGCCGTTGTCAATCTGGGCAGCAAACTCGTTAGAACCgtgatggaaatgaaaacagttcAAGAATTTGGACAGTATCCTACATAACACTAATTCAGAAactaagatgaagaaaaataacacGAGACatcacacatacataaacatgaaaagtTAGCttacataattacataattagaaaaagttaaaaataaattagtaaaaataaattccCAGTATAAACCCAAAAAAGCATAGCTATAAATGCAATCCGAAACAACCATTTTAGTGAGCTGGTCATGTTTTCGCTGGAAAACCACCTTTTTCACTCTTGTTCCTACGCAAGCAAATGACTGTGGAGCAGTGGGCCGAAGTGCTTTGTAGAGGGTTTAAAACGTGGTTTATCTGTGGTACTTTAGATGCGACTTTTCCCCAATCACTTGAGAGTATTTAAGCGGGCTGTCTGTTAAACAGACTCGGATGGGCCAAACAAGCCCTCTGATATGCTGCTGAATGGCTGGGAGTCGATCAGCTGGGTTATTTCATTATCAAGATCTTCTTCTGTATCATCTGTgtacttgcttatttttttggaGGGCTGGTCTAAAGACAGACTTTCTAAAGATTCCAGATCTTCAATGCCTGCTCTGTAGTGGATCATGAGAAGTGTCAGGGCTTGTAGTCTTTCACCTGATTTCGCCAGAGCGGCAGAAAGAAGTGATTTTTTCCTTGTATcggttgtttccttttcttctctaacAAGGGAATTATTGTGTTCCAGCTCCTGGTCAATTTCATTCTGCAGTTTATCCAGCATGAACTCAAGTTTCTGGATCCTCTCCTCCGTAGGCAAACCCCTGTACAGATCGCGGCCGATTTCTTTAACTGCAATGAAAACGCTGTCGTCCAGACCACCCTCCTTTCTCACCAACTTTATTCCTGTGTTGTTTCCCCGTTTAGAAGGACTGTTCGGACCACACACCTCTGTGTCGCTGCCTTCGTTGTCGGATGTGTTGGGTGTGTGTTTCGGTGAAGGCTCTACCAGCTCAGTTCCTGGTTCGGAAAGGCGAGTTTTAGAGACCTGGCGCAGATTTAGCAAACGGGAGCTCGTATTGATAATATGTCTTGTCAAACCTGTTGTTTTGTTGACTGACTTGCTAGCTTCAGCATCGACACGAGGAGGCAGGCCTAAGAAGCCTTCCTGTCCTTCCAGCCTGAGGTTTTTCAGGGTCCGGTCTATCCGCCTATCAGCTGCTCCGCAGAGAGGAGTCTCGGCTAGACACTTTTCCTGACATTTTTTATGGCAGACGTAAGCACAGAACATACACTGGGAGGCAGCTTTAGTCCACACTTTTTTCTTACAGTAATCACACCAAGTTGGGTTCTGGAACTGAGTATCCTGGAAACTATGTTTGTTTTCTGTCAAGCCCATCTGTCCAACGAGATGCTCCTCTTTGGGTAGGGCAGGAACCTCTTCGATCAAATGgaggtctttctctttctctaagttAGGGACTACAGGGTGGTCTGGCTCTCCTTCTTTCAAGTATTTGAAGTGAATAGTAATGTCACCAAAGCAAAATTTGTCATTGAATCCCTTCTGCACACTCAGACTGCGCAGGGCGGTTCTCGTGACCATCGCCTTAGGTGAGGGGGCTTCCAGTCGGAACTTTGAAAAGTACTCCATGTTTGATGTCGCCAGACATCCCAGAGCCACGTCTTCAAGTTTCAAGCTAACGTGCCCCAGACAGATAAGACCCCCTAACTTGAAGGGATCCCTGCACCACAGGGCAACGTTTAAGTACCTGTGGCAGGCTTCTATGTCAAAGAGACAGGTTGCTCTGCTTCTGGTCCATTTTCCTAGCTTATTTCGGTAAGGGATTTCTGACGATTCCCATGTCTGGGGGTCATCTGAACTGTCCTTGGGAGGGCAGGAACTTTCTGATGGAAAATCTCTCACCACGTCTTGCTTTGCTAAAAACTGCTTCGATGCAGCCGCGTCTTCCGTGTGATCTGTAGTTTTTGCTTGCTTCTCAGCAGGTTTATctgcaggaggaggaggcagcaccTTTTCTGGCTTTTCAGCGGGCACATCTGGTTCTGTCTGACTCGGGGCGTCGGCAGAAGGCAAAGGGACTTTCACCTGTGGTCGTGGTGGGACGGGTGGTTTGAAAGTGGATCCTTGGGTGGGTTTTGACACTTGCGTCGGATCTGTTACCTCAGAAGCTTTTAGGGCTGAgggtttatttccttctttgcatGGAGgttttggtgggggagggtgacTTCCTACAGCTAATTTACGGTTTAAAACCGGTGATATTGTTCCAAGGGGTTTAACAGAAAGTGTTGTTGGAGTACGTTTGGGACTGTGACTTAATGACGGTGCCTCATCTTTGAGCTCAGTTTGTGCTCGGACATCACCTGCCAGGTCTTCAAATTCAGAGTCCAAATCTCTGTTCTCAGCATCCGCTGCCAAGGCAGGTGTCTCCTCCTCATAGTTCGGTGGGCATGAGGCCGACAGGAAGTGTTCCTCCAGCTGTCCGAAATGATCCTGCAGGGCCGTGCCCTGGCCGCCCTGGCCGACGGGCCTTTCGTAATACACCAGGACCCGGTCGCCGGCCTGCTTGATCAGCTTCAACACTTGCAGGGTAGAGGTGATTTTCACACctgttgaaagattttaaaagggaaaatatgtaAATTACTGCAAGGAAAATCACCTAACTCTGCTGAAGCGAACTGCCATCAGTTCAGGATTATGGAAAAGCAATACGTAACTGTGCCACACGATCAAATTCTGAGACCAATGCCTGAAGTAAATTTAGCAAAAATACTTTATCATGAACAGCGGGccctttcacatatttttattaaccCTACCCATCGAACTAAGCTTTTTGTCAGGACCAGAAAGAACAGGGAAGGCACAAATTGCTTTAAAGTTAAACAAGCTGGTTACTATCTGCATCAATAGTATGAgcttaaattttccttttattatgttCTAATAGGTGCCGCATTAACAGTTTGGAATTCAAAAGGTATAGAAAGACTTAGAGTGAAAAATCTCCCTTTTGCCTCTGTTTTGCAACCATACTGTCCCATCCCTGAGACAATCAAAGCTAGTAGCTTCTCTAGTCTTCTCATCTAGGTTATCTTTAAGGCTCTCTGTTTCCCGCCCTCTTCCCACCCTGCCCCA
The genomic region above belongs to Felis catus isolate Fca126 chromosome D2, F.catus_Fca126_mat1.0, whole genome shotgun sequence and contains:
- the PDZD8 gene encoding PDZ domain-containing protein 8 — protein: MGLLLMILASAVLGSFLTLLTQFLLLYRKQPEPPPDEAARAGDGFRYLKPVPGLSLREYLYGGGGGGGAEEPSGGPPEGGATPAPETPAPPTRETCYFLNATILFLFRELRDTALARRWVTKKIKVEFEELLQTKTAGRLLEGLSLRDVFLGETVPFIKTIRLLRPVVPSAGGEPDGPEGEALPATSPEELAFEAEVEYNGGFHLAIDVDLVFGKSAYLFVKLSRVVGRLRFVFTRVPFTHWFFSFVEDPLIDFEVRSQFEGRPMPQLTSIIVNQLKKIIKRKHTLPSYKIRFKPFFPFQTLQGFEEDEEEHIHIQQWALTEGRLKVTLLECSRLLIFGSYDREANIHCTLELSSGVWEEKQRSSIKTVELIKGNLQSVGLTLRLVQSTDGYAGHVIIETVAPNSPAALADLQRGDRLIAIGGVKITSTLQVLKLIKQAGDRVLVYYERPVGQGGQGTALQDHFGQLEEHFLSASCPPNYEEETPALAADAENRDLDSEFEDLAGDVRAQTELKDEAPSLSHSPKRTPTTLSVKPLGTISPVLNRKLAVGSHPPPPKPPCKEGNKPSALKASEVTDPTQVSKPTQGSTFKPPVPPRPQVKVPLPSADAPSQTEPDVPAEKPEKVLPPPPADKPAEKQAKTTDHTEDAAASKQFLAKQDVVRDFPSESSCPPKDSSDDPQTWESSEIPYRNKLGKWTRSRATCLFDIEACHRYLNVALWCRDPFKLGGLICLGHVSLKLEDVALGCLATSNMEYFSKFRLEAPSPKAMVTRTALRSLSVQKGFNDKFCFGDITIHFKYLKEGEPDHPVVPNLEKEKDLHLIEEVPALPKEEHLVGQMGLTENKHSFQDTQFQNPTWCDYCKKKVWTKAASQCMFCAYVCHKKCQEKCLAETPLCGAADRRIDRTLKNLRLEGQEGFLGLPPRVDAEASKSVNKTTGLTRHIINTSSRLLNLRQVSKTRLSEPGTELVEPSPKHTPNTSDNEGSDTEVCGPNSPSKRGNNTGIKLVRKEGGLDDSVFIAVKEIGRDLYRGLPTEERIQKLEFMLDKLQNEIDQELEHNNSLVREEKETTDTRKKSLLSAALAKSGERLQALTLLMIHYRAGIEDLESLESLSLDQPSKKISKYTDDTEEDLDNEITQLIDSQPFSSISEGLFGPSESV